In Achromobacter xylosoxidans A8, a single window of DNA contains:
- a CDS encoding extracellular solute-binding protein, with translation MNNPENFSIRRRVFALGVLLLACALIGLVFFLRGYAQRAAEQAFDRLLAASALTIAGSVQIEDNNVTVEPPVSSLAMLSGGERVFYEARTSNGRLITGYDDLAPGLPLAQSATPVFAYLRYHDESVRVATVGRLVSASQHAGWVTVRVAETLGSREALADEILGRTALPLVVVSLVALGLLWFGVQRAFAPLGVVERELRSRAPDDLAPLVTPVPREVRRLVEALNAFMQRLSGVMGTLNTLVADAAHQVRTPLASLRAQAEVALDETDPQRLHARLERIHLNATHASQLINQLLMDATITHRLGKGSRTLVGVAETVNETRRRIGPLEAQRLRIEIAPEVRRARIAGDRVALREMLRNLVDNALRYAPDGPVDIQATPVAGFRVALTVSDRGPGVADDEKEAVQQRFTRGRAGETLPGSGLGLSIVRSVAVAHGGSLWLQDRPGGGLTARVILPLARSAPGRAAAACLGALCLAGLLLASSSNDARAADIPQIVTRYPAPQPTSRVLTIAGPTDTPVVAPLIQGFQSQRPDVTVVYREMGSRELYEAAIAGQLKDVDVLMSSASDLQIRLANDGYALSYSSPYAAKLPSWAIWRHEVYGFTFEPAVIVYNPKRYTEATVPRSRQDLLRLLERDSAKLRGRIGTYDIAASSVGYLLAEQDELVSSNFWGLANAMGQAGVRLSATSAEILDAIEHDQIDIGYNILGSYALSRQAAGAAIGVVFPQDYVLVLARSVLIARKAPSPELGRALVDWLLSPAGQQVASSHAALGSIMEDTPGRWTSEAVLARSQGIVQPVVLSPALLVGLDQRRHSRFVQNWIRLVTDTPARP, from the coding sequence ATGAACAACCCTGAAAATTTCTCCATCCGCCGCCGCGTCTTCGCGCTGGGCGTGCTGCTGCTGGCCTGCGCGCTGATCGGGCTGGTGTTCTTCCTGCGCGGCTACGCGCAGCGCGCGGCGGAACAGGCTTTCGACCGCCTGCTGGCGGCCTCGGCGCTGACCATTGCCGGTTCCGTGCAGATCGAGGACAACAACGTCACCGTCGAACCGCCGGTGTCCTCGCTGGCCATGCTGTCCGGCGGCGAACGCGTGTTCTACGAGGCCCGCACTTCCAACGGCCGCCTCATCACCGGCTACGACGACCTGGCGCCCGGCCTGCCGCTGGCGCAGTCGGCCACGCCGGTATTCGCCTACCTGCGCTATCACGACGAATCCGTACGCGTTGCCACGGTGGGCCGGCTGGTGTCGGCCAGCCAGCATGCGGGCTGGGTCACGGTGCGGGTGGCCGAGACGCTGGGATCGCGCGAGGCGCTGGCCGACGAGATCCTGGGACGCACCGCGCTGCCGCTGGTGGTGGTGTCGCTGGTGGCGCTGGGTCTGCTGTGGTTCGGCGTGCAGCGCGCCTTCGCGCCGCTGGGCGTGGTGGAACGGGAATTGCGCAGCCGCGCGCCGGACGATCTGGCGCCGCTGGTGACGCCCGTGCCGCGCGAGGTGCGGCGGCTGGTCGAGGCCTTGAACGCCTTCATGCAGCGCCTGTCCGGCGTCATGGGCACGCTCAACACACTGGTGGCGGATGCCGCGCACCAGGTGCGCACGCCGCTGGCCTCGCTGCGCGCGCAGGCGGAAGTGGCGCTGGACGAAACCGATCCGCAGCGGCTGCATGCGCGCCTCGAACGCATCCACCTGAACGCCACGCATGCCAGCCAGTTGATCAACCAGTTGCTGATGGACGCCACCATCACGCATCGCCTGGGCAAGGGCTCGCGCACCCTGGTGGGCGTGGCCGAGACCGTCAACGAAACGCGGCGCCGCATCGGCCCGCTGGAGGCACAGCGCCTGCGCATCGAGATCGCGCCCGAGGTCCGCCGCGCCCGCATCGCCGGCGACCGGGTCGCCTTGCGCGAGATGCTGCGCAACCTGGTGGACAACGCCCTGCGCTATGCACCCGACGGCCCCGTGGACATCCAGGCCACGCCCGTGGCGGGCTTCCGCGTGGCGCTGACCGTGTCCGACCGCGGCCCGGGCGTGGCCGACGACGAGAAAGAAGCCGTGCAGCAGCGCTTCACCCGCGGCCGGGCCGGCGAAACGCTGCCCGGATCCGGGCTGGGGCTGTCCATCGTGCGCTCGGTCGCCGTCGCCCACGGCGGCTCGCTGTGGCTGCAGGACCGCCCGGGCGGCGGCCTGACGGCACGCGTGATCCTGCCGCTGGCGCGCTCCGCGCCGGGGCGCGCGGCCGCCGCCTGCCTGGGCGCGCTGTGCCTGGCGGGCCTGCTGCTGGCCTCATCCTCCAACGACGCGCGCGCCGCCGACATCCCGCAAATCGTCACCCGCTATCCCGCGCCGCAACCCACGTCCCGCGTCCTGACCATCGCCGGCCCGACGGATACGCCGGTGGTTGCACCGCTGATCCAGGGCTTCCAGTCGCAACGGCCGGACGTGACCGTGGTGTACCGCGAGATGGGCAGCCGCGAACTCTACGAGGCCGCCATCGCCGGGCAGTTGAAGGACGTGGACGTGCTGATGAGCTCGGCCTCGGACCTGCAGATCCGGCTGGCTAACGACGGCTATGCGCTGAGCTACTCGTCGCCCTATGCCGCCAAGCTGCCGTCCTGGGCCATCTGGCGCCACGAGGTATATGGCTTCACCTTCGAGCCGGCCGTCATCGTCTACAACCCCAAGCGCTATACCGAAGCCACCGTGCCGCGTTCGCGCCAGGATCTGCTGCGCCTGCTGGAACGCGACTCCGCCAAGCTGCGCGGCCGCATCGGCACCTATGACATCGCGGCCAGCAGCGTGGGCTATCTGCTGGCCGAACAGGACGAGCTGGTGTCGTCGAACTTCTGGGGACTGGCCAATGCCATGGGCCAGGCCGGCGTGCGCCTGTCGGCCACCAGCGCCGAGATCCTGGACGCGATCGAGCACGATCAGATCGACATCGGCTACAACATCCTCGGCTCCTACGCGCTGTCGCGGCAGGCGGCGGGCGCAGCCATCGGCGTGGTCTTTCCGCAGGACTACGTGCTGGTGCTGGCGCGTTCGGTGCTGATCGCGCGCAAGGCGCCCAGCCCGGAACTGGGCCGCGCACTGGTGGACTGGCTGCTTTCGCCGGCCGGCCAGCAGGTGGCGTCCAGCCATGCGGCGCTGGGCTCCATCATGGAGGACACGCCTGGCCGCTGGACCTCCGAAGCGGTGCTGGCGCGTTCGCAAGGCATCGTGCAGCCGGTGGTGCTGAGCCCCGCCCTGCTGGTCGGACTGGACCAGCGCCGCCATTCGCGCTTCGTGCAGAACTGGATCCGGTTGGTGACGGATACGCCGGCGCGGCCGTGA
- a CDS encoding response regulator transcription factor, producing MRILLVEDNLDLGDAVESKLRFAGHSVQWVRDGVAALRWGLDETWDALVLDINLPGKDGFTVIRELRAAGLEAPVLVMTARSEIEDKIDMLDLGADDYLVKPFDLRELEARLRALMRRPAGQTSSLTVYGNLSLDLANRNVSVAGAPLELGRREFRLLEILLGKLGQTVAKERLMNQLFDLDDGTLNALELLISRLRKKLAGASIDIVTVRGVGYQARSHEQP from the coding sequence ATGCGCATTTTGCTGGTCGAGGACAATCTCGATCTCGGCGATGCCGTGGAAAGCAAGCTGCGTTTCGCCGGCCACAGCGTGCAATGGGTGCGCGACGGCGTGGCGGCGTTGCGTTGGGGGTTGGACGAAACCTGGGACGCGCTCGTCCTGGACATCAACCTGCCCGGCAAGGACGGATTTACCGTCATCCGCGAACTGCGCGCCGCGGGGCTGGAGGCGCCCGTGCTGGTCATGACCGCGCGCTCTGAAATCGAAGACAAGATCGACATGCTCGACCTGGGCGCCGACGACTATCTGGTCAAGCCCTTCGATCTGCGGGAACTCGAAGCCCGGCTGCGCGCACTGATGCGCCGCCCCGCCGGCCAGACCAGCAGCCTCACCGTCTATGGCAACCTCAGCCTGGACCTCGCCAACCGCAACGTCAGCGTGGCCGGCGCGCCGCTGGAGTTGGGACGGCGTGAATTCCGCCTGCTGGAGATCCTGCTCGGCAAGCTGGGCCAGACCGTCGCCAAGGAGCGGTTGATGAACCAGCTGTTCGACCTGGACGACGGCACGCTCAATGCGCTGGAGCTGCTGATATCGCGGCTGCGCAAGAAGCTGGCGGGCGCCTCGATCGATATCGTCACTGTGCGCGGCGTCGGCTATCAGGCCCGCAGCCATGAACAACCCTGA
- a CDS encoding ribonuclease catalytic domain-containing protein — translation MYVFYEDDGSFKAGNILSETDASLQVESESGKRSKIKRANTLFTFAAPEPAALMSQAAATAETLDLQFLWECAPQEEFDSPALAADYFGHAPTPVEQAALLMRLHGAPAYFHRRGKGSYRPAPPDILAAALAALEKKQRQAEQQQEWVDEMAAGRLPEPIAQAAESLLIRPDKNSQQWKALDAACAKLGKSPDRLLLELGAWPHALALHKRRFLAVNFPRGLAFPDLELPPIDRELPLSDAEIYSVDDVTTTEIDDALSVSTLPDGRLRVGVHVAAPGITVTRDSDFDKLARARLSTVYMPGDKIPMQPDSIIQAFSLDAGREVPALSLYVVADPETGEIIESETRLERIVVRENLRHNMLDAQVTEASLSDPSADLPYGHWLRPLWKLAQALSAQRENVRGKPENNSRVEYSFYLDGNPDDPDTPVRLVPRQRNAPLDRMVAEYMILANNLWGGLLHQHGVPGIYRSQQAGRVRMSTQALPHEAIGVPQYAWSTSPLRRYVDLVNQWQLIAAVEHGVSARLVAPFKPRDADLFAIIGAFDAQYAAWAEFQSAMERYWCLRWLKQHNVTRTVAHVLRDDLVRFANAPLVTRVGGMPELERGTAVEIDILGMDELSLELDCRYIGEISPAVGGQE, via the coding sequence ATGTATGTGTTTTACGAAGACGACGGCAGCTTCAAGGCCGGCAATATCCTGTCCGAGACCGATGCCAGCCTGCAGGTGGAATCGGAATCCGGCAAGCGCAGCAAGATCAAGCGCGCCAATACCTTGTTCACCTTCGCGGCGCCCGAACCGGCCGCGCTGATGAGCCAGGCGGCCGCGACCGCCGAAACGCTGGACCTGCAATTCCTGTGGGAATGCGCGCCGCAGGAAGAATTCGACTCTCCCGCCCTGGCCGCCGACTACTTCGGCCACGCCCCCACGCCCGTGGAACAGGCCGCCCTCTTGATGCGCCTGCACGGCGCGCCGGCCTATTTCCACCGCCGCGGCAAGGGGAGCTACCGCCCCGCGCCACCCGACATTCTGGCCGCCGCCCTGGCCGCGCTGGAAAAGAAACAGCGCCAGGCCGAGCAGCAGCAGGAATGGGTGGATGAAATGGCCGCGGGGCGCCTGCCCGAGCCCATCGCCCAGGCCGCGGAATCGCTCCTGATCCGCCCCGACAAGAATTCGCAGCAATGGAAGGCGCTGGACGCCGCCTGCGCCAAGCTGGGCAAGAGCCCCGACCGCCTGCTGCTGGAACTGGGCGCCTGGCCACACGCGCTGGCGCTGCACAAGCGCCGTTTCCTGGCGGTGAATTTCCCGCGCGGATTGGCGTTCCCGGACCTGGAACTGCCGCCCATCGACCGCGAGCTGCCGCTGTCCGACGCCGAAATCTATTCGGTGGACGACGTCACCACCACCGAAATCGACGACGCCCTGTCCGTCTCCACCTTGCCCGACGGCCGTCTGCGCGTCGGCGTGCACGTGGCGGCGCCGGGCATCACCGTGACCCGCGACAGCGATTTCGACAAGCTGGCGCGCGCCCGCCTGTCCACCGTCTACATGCCGGGCGACAAGATCCCGATGCAGCCGGACAGCATCATCCAGGCGTTCTCGCTGGACGCCGGCCGCGAAGTGCCGGCGCTGTCCCTGTACGTCGTGGCCGATCCGGAAACCGGCGAAATCATCGAATCGGAAACCCGCCTGGAACGTATCGTGGTGCGCGAGAACCTGCGCCACAACATGCTGGACGCTCAGGTCACGGAAGCCAGCCTGTCCGATCCGTCGGCCGACCTGCCCTATGGCCATTGGCTGCGCCCGCTGTGGAAGCTGGCGCAGGCCCTGTCGGCGCAACGCGAAAACGTGCGCGGCAAGCCGGAGAACAATTCCCGGGTGGAGTACAGCTTCTACCTGGATGGCAACCCCGACGATCCCGACACGCCGGTGCGCCTGGTGCCGCGCCAGCGCAACGCGCCGTTGGACCGCATGGTGGCGGAATACATGATCCTGGCGAACAACCTCTGGGGCGGCCTGCTGCACCAGCATGGCGTGCCGGGCATCTACCGCTCGCAACAGGCGGGCCGCGTGCGCATGAGCACCCAGGCCTTGCCGCACGAGGCCATCGGGGTGCCGCAATACGCCTGGAGCACCTCGCCGCTGCGCCGCTACGTGGACCTGGTCAACCAGTGGCAACTGATCGCAGCAGTCGAGCACGGCGTGTCCGCCCGCCTGGTCGCCCCGTTCAAGCCGCGCGACGCGGACCTGTTCGCCATCATCGGCGCCTTCGACGCGCAATACGCGGCCTGGGCGGAGTTCCAGAGCGCGATGGAGCGCTACTGGTGCCTGCGCTGGCTGAAGCAGCACAACGTGACGCGTACCGTGGCGCACGTGCTGCGCGATGACCTGGTGCGGTTCGCGAATGCGCCGCTGGTGACTCGGGTTGGGGGGATGCCGGAGCTGGAGCGCGGGACTGCAGTGGAGATCGATATTCTGGGGATGGATGAGTTGTCTCTGGAGCTGGATTGCCGGTATATCGGGGAGATTAGTCCTGCTGTGGGTGGGCAGGAGTAG
- a CDS encoding YqiA/YcfP family alpha/beta fold hydrolase: protein MILYLHGFRSSPTSLKARMMADAMAERGLSAAWACPQLPASPREAIALAMGIARRQLEGADSPRVLTVIGSSLGGFYATWLAEQLGCKAVLLNPAVEAARDLATQIGEHRMYHSDAPFVFLPEYVDELAAIHAPRVTQPDRYFLLAATGDEVLDWREMRDRYAGCRQRIVQGSDHGLSDFVEWMPEVLEFALGDKQVRPQ from the coding sequence ATGATTCTCTATCTGCACGGTTTCCGTTCCTCGCCGACCTCACTCAAGGCCCGGATGATGGCCGACGCCATGGCCGAGCGCGGCCTGTCGGCGGCCTGGGCCTGCCCGCAACTGCCCGCCAGCCCGCGCGAAGCCATCGCTCTGGCCATGGGCATCGCCCGGCGCCAGTTGGAAGGGGCGGACTCGCCCCGGGTGCTGACCGTGATCGGCTCTTCGCTGGGCGGCTTCTATGCCACCTGGCTGGCCGAACAGCTGGGCTGCAAGGCGGTGTTGCTGAATCCGGCGGTCGAGGCCGCCCGCGACCTCGCCACCCAGATCGGCGAGCACCGCATGTATCATTCCGACGCGCCGTTCGTCTTCCTGCCCGAGTACGTGGACGAACTGGCCGCCATCCACGCCCCACGCGTCACCCAGCCCGACCGCTACTTCCTATTGGCAGCCACCGGCGACGAGGTGCTGGATTGGCGCGAAATGCGTGACCGCTACGCGGGCTGCCGCCAGCGCATCGTGCAAGGCAGCGACCACGGCCTGTCCGATTTTGTGGAATGGATGCCCGAAGTGCTTGAATTCGCCCTTGGCGACAAGCAGGTTCGCCCCCAATAA